The following coding sequences are from one Aliarcobacter skirrowii CCUG 10374 window:
- the dapB gene encoding 4-hydroxy-tetrahydrodipicolinate reductase has protein sequence MVKIGILGSSGRVGSLLIDDLKNDKEAKLACVHVFSKIDKILPEDTVVTNDINVLFDESDVIIDFSQPIATEELLNAVVEGKKRKPLVIATTGLNKHQQNLLLEASKLVPILYATNMSLGVAVLNKLVALASKTLRDFDIEIVEQHHRNKIDSPSGTALTLGEYAANARDLNLDEVRISGRDGQIGARTKDEIAVMAIRGGDIVGRHTVGFYNDGEFLELNHTATARNTFSKGALKVAKWLVNKDVNLYSINDALGL, from the coding sequence ATGGTTAAAATAGGTATTTTAGGAAGTTCAGGAAGAGTTGGAAGCTTATTAATCGATGATTTAAAAAATGATAAAGAGGCAAAATTAGCTTGTGTTCATGTTTTTAGTAAGATTGATAAGATTTTACCAGAAGATACAGTTGTAACAAATGATATAAATGTATTGTTTGATGAGAGTGATGTAATAATAGATTTTTCACAACCTATTGCAACTGAAGAGTTATTAAATGCTGTTGTAGAAGGTAAAAAAAGAAAACCTCTTGTAATTGCAACAACTGGATTAAATAAACACCAGCAAAACTTACTTCTTGAAGCTAGTAAGCTAGTACCTATTTTATACGCTACAAATATGAGCTTAGGAGTTGCAGTTTTAAATAAACTTGTAGCTCTTGCATCGAAAACTTTAAGAGATTTTGATATAGAAATAGTTGAACAGCACCATAGAAATAAGATTGATTCACCATCAGGAACAGCTCTTACTTTAGGTGAATATGCAGCAAATGCTAGAGATTTAAATTTAGATGAAGTTAGAATTTCGGGTCGTGATGGACAAATTGGAGCTAGAACAAAAGATGAGATAGCTGTTATGGCTATAAGAGGTGGAGATATTGTTGGAAGGCACACGGTTGGTTTTTATAATGATGGAGAGTTTTTAGAGTTAAACCATACAGCAACAGCTAGAAATACTTTCTCAAAAGGTGCATTAAAAGTTGCAAAATGGCTTGTGAATAAAGATGTAAATCTTTACTCTATAAATGATGCTTTAGGTTTATAA
- the trxB gene encoding thioredoxin-disulfide reductase, which translates to MLDLAIIGGGPAGLTAGLYATRGGLKDVVMFEMGMPGGQITGSSEIENYPGQGSVMSGMDLMATWPEQCQKFGLKHEMAEVSNVTKVGDIFKITTSDKKEFEARAVLFATGSVPRRAGFKGEDEFFGRGVSTCATCDGFFYKGKEVAVIGGGDSALEEAYYLSKMCKKVYLVHRRDTYRAAPSTIAHVKNTENIEEVTNVSVEEVYGDMSGVLGLKVKSNVTGEIRDLPTPGVFVFVGRNVLNAPLKQADGSFLCEMSQNGEVVVDLKMRTSVKGLWAAGDIRIDAAKQVVCAAADGATAAVDIIEYLG; encoded by the coding sequence ATGTTAGATTTAGCAATTATTGGTGGTGGACCAGCTGGACTTACAGCTGGATTATATGCAACAAGAGGTGGATTAAAAGATGTAGTTATGTTTGAAATGGGAATGCCAGGAGGACAAATTACAGGTTCATCTGAAATTGAAAACTATCCAGGACAAGGCTCTGTTATGAGTGGTATGGATTTAATGGCAACTTGGCCAGAGCAGTGTCAAAAATTTGGATTAAAACATGAAATGGCAGAAGTTTCAAATGTAACAAAAGTTGGAGATATTTTTAAAATTACAACTTCAGATAAAAAAGAGTTTGAAGCAAGAGCAGTTCTATTTGCAACAGGTTCAGTTCCAAGACGAGCTGGATTTAAGGGTGAAGATGAGTTTTTTGGAAGAGGAGTTTCAACTTGTGCAACTTGTGATGGATTTTTTTACAAAGGAAAAGAGGTTGCAGTAATTGGTGGTGGAGATTCAGCTTTAGAAGAGGCTTATTACTTATCAAAAATGTGTAAAAAAGTATATTTAGTACACAGACGTGATACATACAGAGCCGCTCCAAGTACAATAGCTCATGTGAAAAATACAGAAAATATTGAAGAAGTTACAAATGTTTCAGTTGAAGAAGTTTATGGAGATATGAGTGGAGTTTTAGGATTAAAAGTAAAATCAAATGTTACAGGTGAAATTAGAGATTTACCAACTCCAGGTGTTTTTGTATTTGTTGGAAGAAATGTTTTAAATGCACCTTTAAAACAAGCTGATGGATCATTTTTATGTGAAATGAGCCAAAATGGTGAAGTTGTGGTAGATTTAAAAATGAGAACTAGTGTAAAAGGTCTTTGGGCAGCTGGAGATATTAGAATTGATGCAGCAAAACAAGTTGTTTGTGCAGCAGCAGATGGTGCAACTGCAGCTGTTGATATAATTGAGTATTTAGGATAA
- the trxA gene encoding thioredoxin, whose translation MAKYIELTAANFDEVTSKGVSMVDFWAPWCGPCRMIAPVIDELAGDFDGKANICKVNTDEEQDLAVKYGVRSIPTIIFMKDGKVVDQLIGASSKQAFTDKINSLL comes from the coding sequence ATGGCAAAATATATAGAATTAACAGCAGCAAATTTTGATGAAGTAACAAGCAAAGGTGTATCAATGGTAGACTTCTGGGCTCCTTGGTGTGGACCTTGTAGAATGATTGCTCCAGTTATTGATGAATTAGCAGGAGATTTCGATGGAAAAGCAAATATCTGTAAAGTAAATACAGATGAGGAGCAAGATTTAGCTGTAAAATACGGTGTTAGATCTATTCCTACAATTATATTTATGAAAGATGGAAAAGTTGTTGACCAATTAATTGGTGCATCTTCAAAACAAGCATTTACTGATAAAATTAACTCTTTATTATAA